Proteins encoded together in one Lathyrus oleraceus cultivar Zhongwan6 chromosome 5, CAAS_Psat_ZW6_1.0, whole genome shotgun sequence window:
- the LOC127078669 gene encoding uncharacterized protein LOC127078669 has translation MTCEISGKYRPSLQNFKRDDICSRKCECLIKLCAYMLANKKWRFNVICCLHNPDFYEKLTDHPIACRLILEEKDFISDMPLNLIQPKNILASLKHQRPEIVSNINQVYNIRYRTYEDGVTIRDIFWIHPHFINLFNKFPTVLIIDSLYKTNKYKRPLLEMVGVTSTEKTYSIGFAFLESEKEENVPWALEVFREMYHITKNVRSRVKPTVGKKQIKVEDGKMEGVSEIS, from the exons ATGACATGCGAAATAAGTGGGAAATATAGACCTTCTCTCCAAAATTTTAAACGAGATGACATCTGTTCAAGAAAATGTGAGTGTCTCATTAAGTTGTGTGCTTATATGTTGGCAAATAAGAAATGGAGATTTAATGTCATATGTTGTTTACATAACCCTGACTTCTATGAAAAGTTAACTGATCATCCAATTGCGTGTCGCCTTATACTGGAAGAGAAGGATTTCATTTCAGACATGCCATTGAATTTGATTCAACCGAAAAACATACTTGCAAGTTTGAAACATCAAAGACCCGAAATTGTTTCAAATATCAACCAAGTGTACAATATTAG GTACCGAACATACGAGGATGGAGTAACGATTAGAGATATATTTTGGATCCATCCTCATTTCATCAATTTGTTCAACAAGTTTCCTACTGTTCTCATCATTGATTCATTGTACAAAACCAACAAGTACAAACGTCCATTATTGGAGATGGTTGGTGTTACCTCTACTGAGAAGACTTATTCTATTGGGTTTGCATTTCTAGAGAGTGAAAAAGAGGAGAATGTTCCTTGGGCCTTAGAGGTGTTTCGGGAAAT GTATCACATAACAAAGAATGTGAGAAGTCGTGTTAAACCCACGGTAGGGAAGAAACAGATAAAGGTCGAAGATGGAAAAATG GAAGGTGTGAGTGAAATATCTTGA